The Vigna unguiculata cultivar IT97K-499-35 chromosome 1, ASM411807v1, whole genome shotgun sequence nucleotide sequence AGCTGCACATAAGTAGTTTCCACGATTAGTGGTTATCAATTAAAGTGTACCGTGTATGTACTATACTACTactaattaataaacaaaaccTTTTCGTTTCTCCTTCGACCTAATCCAAACTCCCTCTCCATTAAATCAGTAGGTTTCTGATAAAAGCAGTAGTTTTAACGAATTAATATGAACTTGGAAAtctaataattgataataaaacaatgaatttgaAATGGAAGCAGAATATTATAGGTCAATTTATTTTGGAGGTAATTAAGTATAAGTGAGTATAGTAAGCAGCATGCAACGCAATATGGGTGTGATTGTGCAGCATCCAACTATTCTTGCACAGAATATATTATCATCTGAAGCTGACTTGTCATCTGTGTGACAATAGTGGTTAATGTTGGGATGCCACACTAATTAAACTACTAAGAAGCCCACTtctgaaattttatatttaatccaCTTCCTGTGTGCCCTAGACCACAATCTGCATTttcaacaatatataaatacaaattgtCGCAGTTGGAACCTTAAGATTGTCTATCTTATATTTAGAATGTCTGGAACACATCAAAATGGTGCGCGGACCAAAACTTCTTTCCATGCAAAGTATGATGACAGCATGGCattctattattttagtgtgtgtgaaattaagaaaattattgcTCCTTTGGTTGGTTGAAAAAGCAATGCCACAACCTCAAGGACATTAGAGAAATGAACGTGACTACTCATTTCAACTCCTATAAATACCGTCTTTGGCAATGCTAATTTCACAGAGCATCCATTTCTGAGTACTAATTAGCCAACTCTTTTGTGTTTCACAGACAATATAGTTAAGATGTCTTCCATTGGAGCACGTTCAGCTGAAATTTACATTTTGGAGAAGAGGcagaaggagaagatgaagagaaTGGAAGAGGAAAGAGTACGAAGAGGTGAGGTGAGTGGTGAAGAGAGAAAGGTGAGTAGTTCTGGTGTGGGGAAGAACAAAGTACATCCAGGTAGTGAACAAGGAGCAACAACCGATAATGTCTTTAGGGCATAAATggtttttatatgttttttccttATCCTCTACATCTTGTATGTgttattaaacttttaaatgtCTGTTTCACTAGGtcaactaaaaaaagaaaacactgtTTAGTTACTATATAGAAGGGACGAAACACTGTTAATGTTAATAGCTTGTGCTTTTGAGCTGTTTGTAACATGCATGTCACAAAGTTTAACGTGTTGTGTCAAAGATCGGTTTGGCGCTTTTTATGTATGATCAGAATAAAAGCCTCATTGCTGTGCATATGTACTACAAATCTTATTTACATATCTATATTTCTTGTCTATAAAACACTAacaagtattttattttatttttgttatggaTCAATGATACACAATCACTCCGTTTTCTACtcaatactaataaaataacactttttattttaaaatataaaataattaaaatgaattaactaaaaagtaagaatattaatatttttattaagtataaGAAATACATGTAAAATTTTCTGTAGAACAATATTTCATTAGATTGGTGGGCAAAGATGCTTATGCTATTCTTTATAAACAATATTCCGCTGATGCACGTTACGACCATCATATATACAACACGGTCTTTTTGTTTCACAGTATAAAATTGAACATGAGATTAGATTTACCCACCGCCCAAAATTAgatatatattaacaattatAAAGAAACAAGTGTCACTTATTAAGGGACAAATGTACTTCACTTTATAAGTACAATTTTAATGTGTACTCTAATAAATTTAGGGTGTTTACAGATTGGGTTGAATTTCTACAttctttttaagttaaattcaaatttaatttaatccatTCTTATACGGGTTGaattagtttatattataattttgaaaaataatatcttttgttgaatgatatattttttaagtatcaaacgaataaaaaataataatatttgaagaaattaatttaaGTCATGCAAAAATTGCATATCAAATATCAATTGTCACCAGTTATATGTTCAgtattgaaaaacaaatatgcacATTGACATAAGATATAGCTTTTCGAATTCGTTAAGGTTTGAACACGATAGATAATAAATGAGTGTCAATAAcctcaaaaacaaaattgtctTCACAATCGTATAACACAAACAAACAATTATGAGACCTACATATGTGGATACACTAAAGGGATAGTGCATAATAATGCATGAcaacaaaacatataatttataaaaaatataaggtaaTTAAAAATGCTAGGATCTCATATGTATTTATAAGTTAACCGTCTTGAAGCAACAATTGGAAACTAAAACTCTCAAATAGGAGAATGATGATTGTTGGGTATTGGTAGACGAGGATTCACATACACTATTGTTAGTTCAAtctataaaaaattgttagacGTCACTATTTTCGAAGAAACAATAGAGTTTGACAATTTTTGAAAAGTCAAAGCTCTTCCTTCTTCTTAACATTTTGCTTTTTGGAAAGTTTTTTTGAACAAAGTTGCTACAAAAGATAATTTGGGTAGGATGGAAATAAATATAACTGATAGTTTATAAGagtcatttattttttacttgtgATGTGGCCATGGCGATGTGGAACATGTGCAACAAATGGGTGGATGTTAGCGATGTCAATCATTTCATGCCAAGACAAcactttaatcatttttatcttttttgtctAGATGGTAAACAAAATAATGCATGGAAATGTGTGTGGATGGCATTAATTTGGGTTATctagaaacaaagaaataatattatttttagtggtGGAACGGTCGACAAAATAGAAATGTTCATTGTTGCACAATTGAAAACATGGGAATGGAATGGATAACTACAAAATTTCTAAAAGCACAATTTTCTTACTCTGATTGGTGTCTTAATCCTTTATCATGCCTAAAATCTATAAGGTAGCATGGGATTATCGCGACTGTAGGCATGAAAAGTATCATTAGATTCTTAGGTATAATATATGCATGGTTTTATGTTTCCACTCTACCTATCAGTGTCAAAACTTTTGCTCATTAagaaattttactataattttgtGTTTCCCATCGAGATAAAATTGATGGTTGAGCAGTGCAATGAGCATATAAGGAAATACAGATTAAAGACATTGGTAATTGGTTGTGGTGGACATTATCTAAAGAGGAATGTTGATAGACCAATGCATACATAGACACCTGCGAGAACTAAAACATATTTGCAGACACTTGTTGACAGAACATGATGCAAAGCATAATTAGGCAGATTATTTTGTGGGGGAACATGATACATTACATCGACCATACTACAATTAGACTCAACCTTGCTATATATGGTGTTTGAATTTACAATTGGACTGTCCTGATAGACGAATATAAGTTAGGATTTTTTGACTTATAAATGCACCGATCATTTTGTATTGTAGGTACactatattatgaaaattttttatatttgtatacgGATTGGAGCACCCCTAATgttccaatatatatatatatatatatatatatatatatatatatatattatattactagtGGTAGAAGAGTATGGTTAATTCATTAAATGGAACAAAAAGATCAATAATACTTAAGGATATGATTCACCATAAAATACTAGATGTCGTTTAATTCGTATACAAGACTTTATAGAGTTAAAAGACTTAATTGATGACATTATTGATGTAGTTGagcttattaaatatttcacaaTCTTGTTATCTAATCAAGCATCTTATTCTTTGCactatttgtttattatgaaaGATTTAGCGGATCGGGTTATAATGTAATGTATTTACGTACACATGCAACACAACTAACTATTTTAATTCCATTAAATATGTTGGAAATCTAATTGTAAATTAAAGTTTCATATCGAGTAAAATTGAATACCATATAAGGACGATGACTATTATCTTAAGGTTTTGAGTTAAAATtgtgtcaattttttatatgtgaGTTTAACTCGTATCtcatttattgtttatattgatCCAATGGAAATTTATGCAGCATCTTCATCATATTTGTTCCGGTATATCCAATAAGTCTCACATTGCTTAAGAATCGAGGTCAAGCGCAGTTTAAATATTCCTTTATTCCCTCTACTCTCTGAACTGCCTTCTAAGGACAAATCTGTGACGAAACTCAATCACTCCAAAATAGATAATACCACTCACGCTTTAGCTCATTAAATTGATTGATTCAATTTTATCAAGTGCAGCGGTACTTTGAAAAATAAGAACACGACATAAATTTTATACACACTTCAACGATAGGTTGTTGGGTGGGATTTACGTATTTACacactttaattatatataattttgtgtgtatatatatataggtcgGAACAATCCAATTCCtccttaaatattattaattctttattgcggataaaaaaatatacaaaaattttgtagtttagaatttttttttcagaaatattcgctctatttcttttaaaatatatctctCAAGCAGatggaaaaaaaatcacaaaatgaagTAAAATCAAAGGTGATCACCACAACATttgaaacaataaattaaaaataaaatttataagcaTTAAATATCAAGAATTACTCATAGACCACAAACAAAGTATTCCATCTCCATTCATGCCTTGTTTtgtaaaccctaaaccctataATCATTTCATCATATGTAATCTCAAcctttttatattctttctaACTTTCACTTAAAACCCTCGTTATGttaaaaatcattatatttttttattacatatatttcattttttacaagAAGATGTGGTATTAAGGGTCTGTTAGCATAGTTATAGAGAAAAATGGCAATTGTTATCTGtcaatttgtaattaatatcttaaaataagACCATAAGCATTCTTGTGTAATTTTATTGGGTCTCTTTTGAGAGAGGATCACCAGAGAGATCTAACACTAATGAACATGAGTCTAACCCACACATAAGCTCAACCCAGAACCTTAAAGTGATGAATTTATAGatccttatttttatatagtgttcaactttctcatttttacttattatggAATTTAGACTTACACTTGGATTTTCAACAAATTTGTAGgaataatattacaattttaagaACTATTTTCCTCCATGGCTTATTATAGCTTAGAGTGGGTAGTTCGTATTACAATTGTTATCAGTTTTGCTGAGTTACGATGGTGAAATGGGAGCTTGAACCTCGTAAGGATCGTATAAGAAGACCCTCTCTTATCTTCAAGAATCAATATGACAATCTTTGGAGATGATAAACAAGTCAATTGAAAACCTCAAAACAATATTTGCGACTTTCAagatgattaagaaaactatgACAAAAGATGAGATGCGGGCTAACCAGGACATTAATCTATTACAactgtaaaattaaaatacagaaaataaaaataaagacacaACATGATCCTAATCCATGATCCTGAGCACACGAATGCGAGAATCCAAACCCTAGCCCAAACATAAACTCAACCTCATCCTTGACTGGAGTTTCCCACGTCCCTGCCTCGAGCAGAACCTCGACCTTCAACTCTTTTCTCCATGTCATTCCACCACTTTTCTTGGGCAGTCACATATTCCACTTCCTCTTTAACATCTGCTTCAAAGCGAGACATAAAAGTTAAAAGCCCTATCTCATTCAGATTCCAAACCTTGAACCCAATATCAACCGAAGCGAACCGAAGAGGTGACTCAACATTCTCCAGCCGCTCACCAAGGCCACAGCAAACCAGGCAAGCGTACTCAGCAGCATCAACAAGGCGAGTGTAGGTACTCGCCGCAGCACAGGCTCTAGTTGGTAGCTGCTCCTCCTCGGGTGGGTCCGGATCCGGATCGTGGATGTCCACAAGGCTCGTTGTCATCATCTTCACCCGCATGCTTTCCATTATCACCTTCGTCATCACCGACATCCGACACGCCCTTAGGAAGCTCGAGTTCTGCTCTCTCATGCAGAAACGCGAAATCCCAGGGATGTGCCCTACCTCCAGAAGAGCTTCATGTGCTATGGGTTCAAAATGAGGCCGCAACATTTCCAGCATTCCCGGAGTGTTGCACTCCTGGGAATATCCACCTGCATGGAACAACCAATTATGAAGTTTCAGACAAGTTAATACGTTGTAGGATTCGGAACAAACATGAAAACAGTAATATATAACATTGTGAGTACCTAGCTTCAGTTTTCTGAGATCCCGGTAGTGACCACTTTCCCTGAAGTGGTATGAAAGGATTCTGAGGCGTTCACGATCACAAAGACCGGGAAACTGAAGGGCGTACAAGAGGCCAGGGAGGGCAATGACGAAAGTTCGAGCGGTGACTCGGAGGATCACAGTGTCCTTTGTGAGAGGCCACTTGAACTTATCAACACAGCAAATTTGAGCAAGAATGGGAGCATTTATCTGCCTGATTGTTTTCAGGGTAAATGCCCCTGCGTTCACTCTTCTCACTCTCCTCTCGTTTTCATACTCCATTAAGCTCAGTTCACTCATGTGGAAGCTAAACTGCACGGTGATGCATCCACGAGAGATTAAGTTCTCGTCTGGCTCTTCTGGACCCATTAACCCGAATTGCATTGTTACACAATTGTTCACAAATCACCTCTAGGGCTTCAATCGGTTGCTCGTTCCTTCAATacatacaaatattttcattaaaccACAGTTTGTGAAAAATACTGCATAATCAAACAGACGATTAAGAAAGAACAGGTGATGGTGTTTGacatagattatttttttatagcaTATTCTTGCTGCAATGTTTACTTATAGATTAAATGTATATCAATAACTACTTTCACATAAAACAACATGCCAAATACATGAGACTATGATTTGCAGAAACTGAGAGAAATATACACACTGAAATGTGGAGTGAAAGAAGAGCGAACAGGAGAGAAAATAGGGAAAGAGTGAAACAGAAGAGAATACCACAccaaagaagagaagaagttaTAATTTTGAAGGATGAGGAAGAGTGAATTTATATGCAGGGTTAAGGACTACCGAGGTGCATGATTATCCAAGTATCACACTCATTCTGACTCAGACAATTCACATGGGAAAAGATAATTTTATccatacattaattaattatctatacaatttcaaataatattactGATTGTCTGAAGAAAACCGAAGAAactattgaattaaaaaaaaaaatttaatacattaaTATATACCATTTGTGTAAATTTAACGGTACAGGACTTTCTTATTTCAAATGTATGAATTaatgaattattaattaaaactcTTTAGTTTCTTCCAGTAATTAAAAAAgctttatgataattatttaaaatgtggaaaaatatttatttctgcAACAGGTTCtttgaatgaatttaattaagtttttaatatttaacaaaaaacgacacatttaataatatgttaatattaatgtttttcacaagtagaattattttaattaaatgctatatatgtttcttttctatctttttcttcatttgcaTCACATGAATTacttatcatattttataaaaaaagtccCGTTCTCTTTCTTTCATCCATGTACACAAACTccaaagttttatatatatatatatatatatatatatatatatgtatatatatatatatatatatatttaattttttgtagtagTTGGATGTGATGATCTAAGGTTGATTGGAATGCtaggttaaaagtgggtcaaagtATCACTATCTATAttttacactacaaaaaaaaaatgtttcattaataatcaattttagtaatcaaaagttattagtcactaaaatggtcaatttagataccaatttataaaataaaaatagtcactattatgaataaaaaattataattagtcactaaacattagctaccaaggtttttgTTACCaaaagaattgatttttaaattagtttctaaataattagtgatcaattataactttttattcataaatttatttagtaactgttttaataatcaatattttttatttagtaaattagtatataaatggTTTATTATGTTAACTAACAAATTTAGATTATTAAAATTGCTTGATACGATCttatccaggaaagagtatggtaatttctgaatttgaatcctcaagaggcacgacacgaataaatcagagaagaaggTGAAATAAGACAGAGATTGAGAAtaccacaatctagcagattgataagtcaagtgaatattcgccacaaagatgttcatctttgataagaaccgaAGGCCTAAGTCAAGAAtaaagagaatcctctctttaatgaaatcaaattcaatatatgactaaaaatgtctacattgtttttggtacctttatatataggcacataagtttaagaaaactgaaaaccctacaagaaggtacaagcccaaaacataaaaacataaactaatttataaaagaaagtccaaagcctcaaaacatagaacataactaatttctaagaggaaacccaaagtctaaaaacataaactaattttcctaaaaactatccttcaaatgtgcttcaagccatgatcttcatattctttaaattttaaattgcttATAGCATGAGGAGCCTTGaatagttttcatctttcaatctcttgctccttgcccttgtcataggtcctttaaattgtaaaggtccatcttcaagttcttcttgtatgaaATCTTAGGGtagtcctctatcattccctccttcttgaagagaatttgtcctcaaatttatCTCACTTAAGATTCCTTATCATTGGTTATagtgttaaataaataatagtaaagacTTGTTATTTGGTGTCTGCAATGACACACATATATCTTGCTAATGGGTAAAGGAAGATACGTAAGAGCAAGTTGAATCCTTATGTGACccaaataaaaactttaacaatattttctttgtttattttttatttgtctatttgtttgattttttggacaaaacaaatatttttaaaattatattaattttgtacatttaattaaaagaaagcGTTTTTGGACGGACGTTTTGGGTACTATAATATCTTTTCCACAATAACCGAATCCTGAACACAAACTTGGTTTTAAAGATTATAATCTTCAAGATTTTTCTGtagttttctttaataaactatggtgactcatatgtattttaaaattatttttgtcatcccgTCGTGACTCCTATTACAACACATATGAAATACTCAATgagtcaaaaataaataaattagaatagCTTTCACAAAGTAAATGAGCTCATGTGCTTTcacaaagtaaataaaaatgcagAGAAAAACCTATTAATTAAAGATGCATATATAATGATGATGAGTTTGTGTGTAAAAGTGAAATGGTTGACTTTAGCAGTTCTCTACTTCTCACTAGGCTTTTTTAACCTTAGTTATATTTGTCAATCAAGATATTGTATCTCCCGACCATGGAAAGAGGAAATTAACTTCTTAGTTTATTCAATtacaaacttttcttttttcttttgtcgagctttcttcttttgaattattatttttgatgtgggaatcaataatcaatctatataggttaaaatatcatgATTATGTTTGTCATATCGAACGTGAACCTTGCAAACATGTGAATATCTTCttttcaacaataatataagGTATTTTTTAACACATCACTTAATTGTGCTTCCACTTTGGTAATTTTCTCCTTAAATATTTCAACCTACTTCCCaacaaattgagtatttgttcttataaaataggaaaaattattgtatatttgagttatattttatattaccaatataatttagatattataattttagtacttaaatgtttttcataattacttaaattttagGTCGGtgttaaaataaaacttgactaaataatattttaaaaaaggttattaataaacttttttttttaaatcgatCAGAGATATTAAGTATATATACTTCATTAATTGTTTCTAAACGTTCAAAAGTCGAGAATCTTTACTAGTATTTTGACGGTAATAATGTTTTAACCTTCCAAATTGTTCAGAGACACAATTGCATTAACATTATTaacaaaacaatataaataatatgctAATATCTTAAATCACTTTTTTAATGTATGTAAAAGTTCTAAACGCGCTAAAAGGATAGAAAGTTAttcaaaacttatttattaaaaatattcttaggcgtacatatatatataaaagttgctTGCATCATTCTATAAGAAATCTATGTTTTTCACCATTATAAGAAGCCTACCACTGCTATATTTCCCATTTATCCCAACGCTATtgttctattaaaataaataaataaatagataaagaGGTACATGTGCTCACCACTCCCAAAGAGTAagactttattataatttattatttaaaatgtttaattgtgAGATTGTATATTTCAATCAATATTTGTTGAGGACATGTTTAAGAGATCGGTAATAGAAAATGGATCATAATACACCACATCGATATGATCATGATTTCATTCATTCCTAAAATTATTTCTTGTCCCTTGGAGGATTGAAGAATGAATCGATTTTGTTGATGCCTCATGACAATTACACATTCGTTTATTTATCGGCTTCTCAGTAAATTAacatgtaataaattaaaatattgtttactcaaataagaaaatagtgatataatataataaaaaaaattaaaatgttaataatacttgtttttaaaacaatatgaaTTAGAAGTGTATGACAGATAATAAATGAATGACAGAAAAATTGGTTGGAGTTGCTTCTGATTAATATACTCTCACATGCACTTTTGGTGTTGGCTCGGGAAGAAATGGAAGATGAGCATAATCCAAAACCCGTAGTTATCATCACAGGATGTTCCACGGGAGGAATAGGTCACGCGCTTGCGTGCGCGTTCGCGGAGAAGAAGTGCAGGGTGGTGGCGACGAGTAGGTCGCGGTCGAGCATGGCGGAGCTGGAACACGACCACCGATTTTTGTTGGAAGAGTTGGATGTTCAGTCCGATGAGAGCGTGCGCAGAGTGGTTGACGCTGTTGTCGAGACGTACGGTCGCATCGACGTGCTCGTTAACAACGCTGGTATTCAGTGCGTGGGCCCACTCGCCGAGGTTCCTCTCTCTTCCATTCAAAACACTTTCGACACCAATGTATTCGGTAAGTACGGTTACCATACCCTTTTCATCTAATTATTTGTCCTTGTTTGCAAAATCCCTTCTATTTGAACTTCAGTGTAATTGGAAATCTGATATATGAGATCTATCTGTTCGATAATTGACAGAGAACAGAGAATCATCAATAGGGTTAATTTCAATGTACAGTTTCGAATTTCAGTATATAAAACGAAGAAACGAGACAGTTgttttaaaagtaaaactaGTTTGAATTCTCCCAATCATGAACTTCTGGACACCTATGCGTTTCTATTTGAAATACTGTTTTCACTCAATTTGTCTATCGTGTCGTGGCATTACCACAAACAGATATAGTGCAAGTTTCGGTACCTGTTCGAGGAATTTAGAAGTAGTTTTACCCTTTAAGTAACATATTGTACTTTTTCTCCATTTTTGTGTCTTTGAATTTGAGAGTCTGCATGGGTATCGAAGAAGGTGAATTGAATGTTGAAGTAGAGGGTGCGTTTGATTGGGCATACGCAGGTTCCTTGAGAATGGTTCAGGCGGTTGTTCCTCATATGGCAACTAGGAAAAAGGGGAAGATTGTGAATATTGGTAGTGTTGCTGCCTTGGCTTCTGGACCTTGGTCAGGCACTTACACAGCTTCTAAAGCTGCTCTTCATGCTTTGACAGATTCATTAAGGTAAACTTGCCTTACCCTACACTTGTCTGTGCCTTCATGTCTGCATCAGAACCAACAGTATTTAGCAACAGAAAGACACCTTGTTCTATAAAaaacactatatatatatatatatatatatgcagcAATACACCATTTGGGATGGTGTTTTGACCCTGTCCCAATTATTTACATTTCGTCGAATATGTTGTCCTCATCTTCAACATGTGCATGTTGGATACAGATTGGAACTTGGACATTTTGGAATTGATGTTGTGAATGTTCTCCCCGGAGCTATCAAATCAAATATTGGAGATTCTGCCATAGCCAGCTACAACCGCATGCCTGAATGGAAATTGTTCAAGCCTTTTGAAGCAGCAATACGAGACAGAGCTTACTTTTCTCAGAAGACGAAATCAACCCCAACAGATGAGTTTGCTAAAAACACTGTAGCTGCTATTCTTAAGGAGAAACCTCCGGCATGGTTTACCTATGGACATTACTCTACTGTCATGGCTATCATGTACCATTTACCAATCTCTGTTAGGGATTTTATTCTGAAGAAAGCAATGAAATGCTGAGATACAGATGGGTGATGCATCTATGTTTTTCATGTGTATGTTGATGGACATGGTCTATAAACCATTTACTTTACATTTTTAGCAACAGAAGAGATATCATTAGGGGCTGTCTTGTTAGGGCATAATTGTATTTAATCCCATTTTTAGCAatgtttttgaatgaaataatcGAAGGGATGATATAGTGTATTGCGATTGTCTGAAACTTTCCCATTCTTTGAACATGAATCAACTATTTTGCATTTGTTCGTTGATgttaacgttttttttttttctgggtgGTTGATCATCTCACAGGTTTAAATTTCATGGCTCATACGATAGGATTGAGTCCATCGAAATGTCTTAGTTTGATTCCTCATTATGGACTTGAGAAACAACCCTCTGTTCctatcaaaatatgaaaatatatctGACACATGTTTCACTTAattcaatttcataattattagTGTTATCAATATGAAGAAAACAGGtacatatataaattcaaattgatctttaaaaaaatatattaatttgaatttaatttcaatCCTTTTAGTATTCTCTTAATGACACTTAGTATTCTCTTAATAAATACACCGTTTTTCTTATTACAAAGTCACGTTACCTCAAATTCAAAACATGAAACTTAGTTTTTCTTATCAAAGATCaaaaaatgattaatatttaaaattattaattaatttcacatttcataaaatatgaaagattaatacatttttactctaaaatttaataagaaaaatatataatgcttttaaattattttggatttaattatgattttccGTTTGAAGTACATTTCTTCTCTTCACTCTAACCGTATAAGCCAGTCCACTCACACGTTGCTATCTCCGTCATCTTGTGACTAGGAGGATATTACATAGCGATAACACAGACAAAAAGTAGTGACCAAATCTATCAGAAAatcagaaaatttaaataaaatcaattaatatggTTGATATGAGTCAACTAAGTTACTCTGTTCGTTTCAAACTAAAACGAATTATAATTAGTTCAGTtcatgattatatttttttcaattcaaaccaaacaaacaattttttattttgcattatcaaaataaaatagataataactAAAATCAAAAGCTTAAATTGATTATTGTCTCAATCGTAACCCCACGACTTAACTAACTTAAATCAGATTCGTTTATAATGTGAATTGACTTCAAGAATTGCCTCAGTCAATTTAAGTTTCTCCGTACAGTTTCAAAAGATTTTTATCTTAGATCTTTGgctgaaaacaaaaaacaaaaaatcaaatattagaaTCTTAACTTCCATAGTTCAGGTGTCAGTTCTGTTTTTCAATGGATTGCACACTGAGCACCAAATG carries:
- the LOC114173301 gene encoding NADPH-dependent 1-acyldihydroxyacetone phosphate reductase-like translates to MEDEHNPKPVVIITGCSTGGIGHALACAFAEKKCRVVATSRSRSSMAELEHDHRFLLEELDVQSDESVRRVVDAVVETYGRIDVLVNNAGIQCVGPLAEVPLSSIQNTFDTNVFGSLRMVQAVVPHMATRKKGKIVNIGSVAALASGPWSGTYTASKAALHALTDSLRLELGHFGIDVVNVLPGAIKSNIGDSAIASYNRMPEWKLFKPFEAAIRDRAYFSQKTKSTPTDEFAKNTVAAILKEKPPAWFTYGHYSTVMAIMYHLPISVRDFILKKAMKC